The region AGGTGTGTTGTCTCTGCTACAGATTGGGAAAAAATGAGGAACTAATTCAAATCTTTGTCTCCGATTCGCATTCTGAAACCCTACTACCCTCGTCATCCACGGAGATGAAAGTCAACATCCTGCGTATCCTTCTCATTTCTTCTTCATGTTTCTGTCTTTGCTTCATGCTTTTTCTCTCAGACTAAGTTTTTCTTGACAAAGCTCTCTGTTTGGACATCGTTGGATCTTCTCAAAAGAGTATGTTCTTCTCTCTTTCATCTTCAACATGAATTTTATTTATGTAATCCTCAGCTTGTTCCTATGCTGAGGTGTGAAATATGTTGCATTGCATTTTGAATTGCTCTGAATTTGTATTGTGTTCATGAatttaaattagttttttattcaaatttttAGGGTTCCTAATTTCTGTCTGCTTTGAATGTAGATGGCATGCTGTTGCGTCGTGGACTTGGGATGCTCAGGATGAAACATGTGGGATTTGTAGGATGGCCTTTGATGGATGCTGTCCTGATTGTAAACTTCCTGGAGATGATTGCCCCCTC is a window of Lotus japonicus ecotype B-129 chromosome 5, LjGifu_v1.2 DNA encoding:
- the LOC130717841 gene encoding anaphase-promoting complex subunit 11, which codes for MLRWHAVASWTWDAQDETCGICRMAFDGCCPDCKLPGDDCPLIWGACNHAFHLHCILKWVNSQTSQAHCPMCRREWQFKG